ATCCAGACGGCAGTTTTGCAGATACTGATTTTAATCTAACTCCCAACCCGTTAGCGGCAGCCACACAAAATATCAGTAATGTAAAGAATAACTCTTTAATCTCCAGTTTAAATGTGAGTTATGAATTAGCAAAGGGACTGAAAGTAAGCAGTTTATTTGGATTAGACCTTTCTGATAAAAAAAATACAGACTGGAAATCAGGACTTAACGCCAGCGGAATCACGGGTAAGAATTACGGAAGGAGCAGAATAAGCACTTCCGACAGTAAGAAATGGAACTGGAGCACACATCTGTACTACGAAAAAAACTTTTTAGAAAAACATCATGCCGATATTTTAATAGGAATGGAACTTCGCCATAATAAAGATTTTAAAGAAATCAATATGGGGGTTAATTTCGAGAATTTTGATACCTTCCAACTTCCCCAGTCTACCATTGGTACTTTTACTTACAGATCCTTGACGAATGAAGACAGCGGGAGAAGTTTCTTTTCACAGTTGAATTATGATTTCAGTAAAAAATACTTCCTATCTGCTACTATAAGAAGAGATGAAAGTTCTGCATTCGGAAAGGATGTAAATGCTTCTATTAATGGAGGAATTGGTGCTTCCTGGGTAATCTCCAATGAAAATTTTTTGAAAAACAGTTCTGTTTTGAGTTTCTTACGACTTCGTACTTCTTGGGGAATGACGGGGAACTCCAGAATAGGAAGTTACCGTTCTTCAGGTTTGTATAATATAGGTTATAATGGATTTATATATGAATCTGAATATGCTACTACAGACGGTTCTGCACCACCAAACAGAACATTGAGCTGGGAAAAAAATGAAAAATTGAACCTTGGCTTAGATTTTAATCTTTTTAGCAAGATTGACTTTACCGTGGAAGTTTTCAGAAATAACATTTCTGATATGATTGTAAACCGGGATGTACCCGTAGAAACAGGATATAGCACTGCGGAAATAAACGGAGCAGATATGTATAATCAGGGGATCGAATTTTCTGTACGTGGAAATTGGTTTAAAAAGAAAAATTTCACATGGAATACAAGTTTTAACCTGGCAAGTGTAAAAAATAAAGTCACCAGCCTTTTCGGGCTTGAAGAGAAGTATTCTTCAGCAGCAATAGCAAGAGGGCAGAAAGTAGGGGTGCCCACTTCTGCTATTTGGGGATATCAATGGCTGGGAGTAAATCCCGCCAATGGTCTCGATACCTATATGATAAATGGTGAAATAAAAGATGCCGGACAGTTTACCGCAAGCAATACTTCACAATATACCGTGATTGGTAATTCTCAACCGGATTTTACCGGTGGTTTAAGCAATCGGATTAGCTATAAAAATGTAAGTCTTTCATTTCTCATCAATTTTGAATGGGGAGGAGATGTTTTGGTTGGATCAGAGCTTATTGACAAGTACAATAATCTAATTAATAGAAATATGAGTGTAAATGCTCTGGATTATTGGACAGCACCAGGAGATATCGCTGAAAATAGGAAGCCTACCAGTAAGACGACCATTGCGAATTCAAGTAAATATATTTATGATAACAGTTATATTAAACTTCAGAATATCAATTTAAATTATCAGCTTCCATTGCGGAAAATAAAAAATAATTTTATTAAAAGTGCAAGCATTTTTATAGACTGTACCAACGTTTTGTACTGGTATAAAGAAAAATCTCCAGCGGGTAAAAATGGAATTCGTGAGTTCAGATATCTGTATCCTGAAATGAGAACTTTCAGTTTTGGTTTCAGAGCTAATTTTTAATACTAAAAAAATGAAAAAAATAATCATCCTGTCGTTTGTATTATTATCTGCTGTTTCCTGTAGTGATTTTTTGGAACATGAACCAGTGGAATCCATCTCTATCAATACTCAGCTTTCTACAAAAAAAGGAATGCTGCAAGCATTAAATGGAGTGTATTATGAGATAAGAGCTACTTATTTTTCAGAAGTTAATTATACATACGGAGATCTTTTAGGAGGTAATTTAAAATTTTCTCCCAGATCTTCAGGGTCAATATCTATCGCTGCAAATGTTCAGAATATCTATCAGTTTGATGATGATACTTCGGATAGTGATTTATCGGGATTTTATGGAAATTGTTATGATGTTATTAGTAATATTAATCTCATTATTCAATATGTAGATGATCTTCCGGATGCCACAACAGTTGAAATTAACGAGATAAAAGCTGAAGCATTAGCGTTGCGAGCTTTTACACATTTTCAATTATATAAGTATTATGCTCAGAATTATACTTATACTTCAGACGCTTCTCACTTAGGAATTGTTTATAATACTGCACCTCTGAAAGTAGGAACAGATTATCCATCAAGAAAAACAGTCGCCGAGACTTTTGTCTTACTGGAGGATGACATAAATAAGGCATTGGCTTTTGTTCAGCCTGACCAAGCAATTACTTCGGGAGAGACCGTAAACTTCATTAATCCTACTGCTGTAAAAACAATTGCTGCTGAAATTGCATTATGGAAAAACGACTGGCAGAAAGCTTATGATTACAGTAATGATATTATTAAAAATTCAGGAATAAGCTTGACTCCTAAAAATGAACTTGTGTCCAATTGGGCTACATCGGAAAGAATTTGGGAAATTGGAAAAACAGTGAATGCATCTCCTCTTCAAAGTCTCTACAATATTGGTTTAACAACTTATGCCAATTATGTTGCTTCTGATGATATTTATACTATATACACTTCCGATGATCTCAGAAAAAATCTTTTTGAAGCTAAAAGTATAAAGACGGGTACCACAATGGTTCCTTACAACTTTACAAAAAAATATACAGGAACTACGAGTAATCTGGTGTATCGATTAAGTTTACTTTATTTCATCCGTGCAGAGGCTGCTTTACATCTAGGAAATACTTCTCAGGCTTTAGCAGATATCAATACTGTTAGAAATCGTGCAGGATTAGCAGCTTTAAATTCAATTTCGATTGATGTTTTACTGGAAGAAAAAAGAAAAGAATTTGTCTTTGAAAATCAATACTTCTTTGATTTAATGAGAAATCATAAAAATATTATAAGAAACAACGGATGTATTTCCAATAATTGCAATCCGACTTATCCAAGCAATAAATTTGTGGCTCCGATTCCTTATAAATCACTGAATATAAACAGCAACATGCAGCAAAACCCAGGATATTAGCAGAGTATTAATATATTTTAATGTAAACCTTCTGATGCTTTTGTTTCAGGAGGTTTTTTTATTTTAAATTTATCCTGAACGGATTAAAGAACAGGTTGCACATTAAAAAGAACTAAGTAATCTATCGGTAGTGTAGAAATCAAGCGAGGCTGAGAAACTAAAGCTTTTATGTGAATGTCAGTTCGGTAGACTATTATTAATTCTCCAAAAGTAGATAGTATTTTGTGGATGTAAGTTGTTTGAAAGAATTAGAAGTTTAATTCATATCATTCCAATTATTTCTTATTATAAAAAATGATTGAAATTAATAGAAGTGATATTTGTCATGTCATTCTTTGCCAATCGTTTCTATATAGTCCTGAAAGCTAATTTTTATTATTTATTAAATTTTTTTTTAAATGAAGTTTTGATAAATTATATTTATTTCTAATATTTGTGAATAATAAAATATTTGCTAAATATGGCAAACTAATAACAAAAAATAATAAAATATGAAAAAGTTTTGGACTATTGGGCTATTATCTGCCCTTACAGTTTTTAACAGTTGCAGCAATAATGAGAACATTGCTCAGGAAAATGATTTTGAAAAAGTTGAACAACTTTTAAAAATGAAAAAACCTTTCTCACAAAATCAAAGAAACAAACTTATTGTAAAGTACGGAAGTGCTGAGAATTTCTATAACGAAATAATAAAAAGAAAATCATTTATCGCTGATACCAAAATCAAGAAAACCCAAAGTAAATTAACTCCTTATGTCTTCAAGGTTAAGCTAATTATGCCTGATGGTGATCACACGATTGATTGTGATGAAAGTACTTATATTTATGATCAGGCAAATATTTCAGGAATTGATTTACCAATTTGTGACAGAGCTGGGTCTAGTAGTTCTTGCGTAGCAAAGCTTGTAGAAGGTGATGTTGATAATACCTTAAATAATTTCTTATCAGATGGACAGTTACAATTAGGATACAGATTACTATGTGTAGCATATGCATTAAGTGATTGTACATTAGAAACGCATAAAGAAGAAACATTACCTGATGTTTAATTATAAAAAAATGAAATTATCCCTAACAGTTTTAGGGGTAATTTTATTATCAGCATGTTCACAGAAAAAAGAGATTTTTACACAAAAAGAAAATAATGATGTATTTACAGACTCTATTATCTCATCTGTAGTAAAGGAAAACAAACAAATAAAAGTTGATAGTTTAATACAAATTGATTATTTAGCATATTCTTTTAAATATTTAAATAAAGATTTCAAGATTTTAATAGATAATAATTCCTTCAACAAATCTCTGAAGGAAAATCATTATATAGAAGAAAGAATAAAAAATTATTCAGACTCATTGGGAGTAGTTTTAATGTATGAATTAAATGATTGGGATGCCACAAGAATTGCTAAACAACAAATAACATTTTCTTGGAAAAGGCTTGGTTATTATTTACATAGAAGTGACAGAGATTTAAAAAACTTAAACATTAAGTATGAATATAAACATCCTTATTTGATGTTTAGACATTTTAAAAGTAATGATGAAGAATCTGAGTTTAAAAAAGCTGAAATTAATAGAATCAAAAATATTTTAGTAACTGATTTTAAACAAGATTATAATATGATTACTAAATTGTCTAATGAAGAAATACTGAATAAATCTTTTGAATTAAATCCTGAAATTATAAGAATGAGAAATGAAGCGGCGAAAGAACACCAAAAATTGCACCAGCATTAATCTTATTTAGTCATTCCTTAAAAACCAAGTAATATTTTGATTATCAGTTTTTATGCACTTATATTTCGTAAAAAATCGTTGTAAAAAATTGCAATAAATTGTATTTTTAGGATATAAAAAGTGGCAAAATGTTAGGCAAAATAAGAGAGGATTTACAGCAGAATTTATTCAAGACCAGGCTTACGGAGCTTATTAATATGGAGCATCCGGTGGTAAAATTAGCTGGGGAGATTTCCTGGGATAAAATGGAGTCAGAGTTTGAGAAATTATTTTCAGAAAACGGAAGACCTTCTATTGCTATCCGTAAAATAGCAGGAATGCTTTTGCTCAAGGAAATGTTTAAAGAAAGTGATGAAAGTGTAATAGAGAGATGGATTGAGAATGCGTATTGGCAATATTTTACCGGAGAAACCTTTTTCCAGACAGAGCAGCCTTTCGATCCGAGCAATTTTGTACACTTCAGAAAAAGAATTGGAGATAAGGGTTTGGAATTTCTTTTGGGACAAAGCGTTTCTCTCCATCCCAAAGCCAAAACAGAAGATGAAGTTCAGGTAGATACGACGGTTCAGGAGAAGAACATTACCTTTCCTACCGATGCCAAATTAGCAAAAAAAGTAATCGACAATTGTAGAAAAATAGCAGAAAAAGAGAGCGTTGTACAAAGACAAAGCTACAGAAGAGTGAGCAAACAATTATTGCGGGACGCTTTTTTTGGACATCATCCCAGAAGACAGAAGAAGGCAAAAATGGCGAGGAAAAAGCTCAGGACGATTGGTAAAAGAGTTCTTCGGGAATTGGAAAGAAAACTTCCTAAAGATGTTTTGAAAGGCTACGAAGACGTTTTTAAAATTTACCTTAAAGCACTCACCCAAGAACGTACCACGAAAGATAAAATTTACAGTCTTCACGAGCCACAAGTTGCGTGTATTGCGAAAGGAAAATCGGGAAAAGCATACGAGTTTGGGACAAAAGTAGCAGTAGTAAGAGGTCGGAAAACAGGGATCATCAGCTCGGTAAAGAGATTTTCTGGCAATCCTCACGATAGTAAAACTCTTGAAGAATCATTGGCACAGAGTGAGAGGGTAAGAAAATCCGTTGGCGGAACAAGACCTACGAAAGCCACTACAGACAGAGGATTTAAAGGAATCAAAGAAGTGGAAGGAACAGCAATTTTGCTTCCCGCAAAAAAAGAAAAAACAAAATATGGGCAACAAGTAGCCAGATTAAGATTCCGGGCAAGAGCAGCCATAGAACCTTGTATCTCTCATTTAAAAAGAAACCACTCCTTAGGATTAAACTTCCTGAAAGGAGTGGCTGGAGATATTAATAATGCATTATTAGCAGGGATTGGATACAATTTGAAGATGAGATTGAATCAAATCAAACAACAAATTCTTCTTTGGCTCGAACTTGTTCTCCGAATCTTTTTAGGCAAATATAATTTTCAAAGTCAAAAAACAGCTTTTTAAGGAGCGACTATTTATATTTTTAATTGAATCACTTTTGTCTGAATCAATAAAAATAATTTAAGAATACCTATTTTTGCCAAAATTTTAAGGATCAATGAAGAATGTCATAAGCTGGATAGTCGTTTTATTTTTAACCGTTTCTCTTTTAAACAATTGCCTGAGCAATAAAGTAAATAAAGAGATCAACGAAAAAGCCTCGTTTATGGCAAAACTGAGAAAACTCTATTCTTCAGGAGATTCTTCCAACTGGCCAAAAGCATTGCTTGATCCTGAGGCTGTTCCTCATTTTTCAGAAATTGGACATTTGCCGGAAGTTCAATATCCGCAAGACAATCCGTATTCTGCGGAAAAAGCTCTTTTGGGTAAAACACTTTTTTATGATCCACGACTTTCAGGTTCTAATCAGATTGCGTGCGCTTCATGCCATGATCCTGAATTGGGCTGGTGTGACAACAGAACATTTTCTTTCGGTCACGACAGGCAGTTAGGAAGCAGAAATGCGATGAGTATCCTCAATGTTGCCTATGCAGCAACATTATTCTGGGATGGCCGTGCTGCTTCTCT
The sequence above is a segment of the Chryseobacterium sp. MYb264 genome. Coding sequences within it:
- a CDS encoding IS5 family transposase, with translation MLGKIREDLQQNLFKTRLTELINMEHPVVKLAGEISWDKMESEFEKLFSENGRPSIAIRKIAGMLLLKEMFKESDESVIERWIENAYWQYFTGETFFQTEQPFDPSNFVHFRKRIGDKGLEFLLGQSVSLHPKAKTEDEVQVDTTVQEKNITFPTDAKLAKKVIDNCRKIAEKESVVQRQSYRRVSKQLLRDAFFGHHPRRQKKAKMARKKLRTIGKRVLRELERKLPKDVLKGYEDVFKIYLKALTQERTTKDKIYSLHEPQVACIAKGKSGKAYEFGTKVAVVRGRKTGIISSVKRFSGNPHDSKTLEESLAQSERVRKSVGGTRPTKATTDRGFKGIKEVEGTAILLPAKKEKTKYGQQVARLRFRARAAIEPCISHLKRNHSLGLNFLKGVAGDINNALLAGIGYNLKMRLNQIKQQILLWLELVLRIFLGKYNFQSQKTAF
- a CDS encoding SusC/RagA family TonB-linked outer membrane protein, translated to MNKSVASILMICGAIYINAQTSSNLKNDSLKVQSIEEVIVTSSYGTKKLKEEVVGSIVTLTEKDIQTSQPYESIDKMIAGQAPGVQIVNNTELGKPVSINIRGLGSLVPISGMIGTSTQPLIIVDGVIMREDNPFDQNFFDGTGQHSEMNINPLARFNTDNIESINILKDAAAVALYGAESANGVILITTKKGKKGKPTYSFTTQYGVSQSINKIKYLSGEQYYKLYTDYTKNNGSKDLKPWNGVDVNWFDAMNGNGDFYKTNFTTSGGGKYITYRVGLDYSKNNESKIFNSLEKKGIDASIAFDYKKLKINLYAAYNNFVKDQPNTYFNFILAPDNEIYNPDGSFADTDFNLTPNPLAAATQNISNVKNNSLISSLNVSYELAKGLKVSSLFGLDLSDKKNTDWKSGLNASGITGKNYGRSRISTSDSKKWNWSTHLYYEKNFLEKHHADILIGMELRHNKDFKEINMGVNFENFDTFQLPQSTIGTFTYRSLTNEDSGRSFFSQLNYDFSKKYFLSATIRRDESSAFGKDVNASINGGIGASWVISNENFLKNSSVLSFLRLRTSWGMTGNSRIGSYRSSGLYNIGYNGFIYESEYATTDGSAPPNRTLSWEKNEKLNLGLDFNLFSKIDFTVEVFRNNISDMIVNRDVPVETGYSTAEINGADMYNQGIEFSVRGNWFKKKNFTWNTSFNLASVKNKVTSLFGLEEKYSSAAIARGQKVGVPTSAIWGYQWLGVNPANGLDTYMINGEIKDAGQFTASNTSQYTVIGNSQPDFTGGLSNRISYKNVSLSFLINFEWGGDVLVGSELIDKYNNLINRNMSVNALDYWTAPGDIAENRKPTSKTTIANSSKYIYDNSYIKLQNINLNYQLPLRKIKNNFIKSASIFIDCTNVLYWYKEKSPAGKNGIREFRYLYPEMRTFSFGFRANF
- a CDS encoding 2Fe-2S iron-sulfur cluster-binding protein, yielding MKKFWTIGLLSALTVFNSCSNNENIAQENDFEKVEQLLKMKKPFSQNQRNKLIVKYGSAENFYNEIIKRKSFIADTKIKKTQSKLTPYVFKVKLIMPDGDHTIDCDESTYIYDQANISGIDLPICDRAGSSSSCVAKLVEGDVDNTLNNFLSDGQLQLGYRLLCVAYALSDCTLETHKEETLPDV
- a CDS encoding RagB/SusD family nutrient uptake outer membrane protein; this encodes MKKIIILSFVLLSAVSCSDFLEHEPVESISINTQLSTKKGMLQALNGVYYEIRATYFSEVNYTYGDLLGGNLKFSPRSSGSISIAANVQNIYQFDDDTSDSDLSGFYGNCYDVISNINLIIQYVDDLPDATTVEINEIKAEALALRAFTHFQLYKYYAQNYTYTSDASHLGIVYNTAPLKVGTDYPSRKTVAETFVLLEDDINKALAFVQPDQAITSGETVNFINPTAVKTIAAEIALWKNDWQKAYDYSNDIIKNSGISLTPKNELVSNWATSERIWEIGKTVNASPLQSLYNIGLTTYANYVASDDIYTIYTSDDLRKNLFEAKSIKTGTTMVPYNFTKKYTGTTSNLVYRLSLLYFIRAEAALHLGNTSQALADINTVRNRAGLAALNSISIDVLLEEKRKEFVFENQYFFDLMRNHKNIIRNNGCISNNCNPTYPSNKFVAPIPYKSLNINSNMQQNPGY